The DNA region TCGGCGAATCGCTGCTGAACTGAAGCGCCTCGAGCAACAATCCTGCCAGGCCGTCAGCACGTTCCTCGTGAACGATGTGGCCGCCCTCGACATCAATCACCCGTCCACGAACAAGGCGCGTTGCGACCGCATGCGATACGCGTGGCGGGACCGTGCGATCATCCCGCGCGGCGATCAGCACCACGTCCGATGACAGGCCCGGCAGCCGCGCCAGCAACGGATCAAGGTTCCAGCGCGCCATCATGCCGAGCGCACCCGCCACGTGGTCTGGGTCGCGCACCAGCCGAACGTAAAGGGCGACAGTCTCATCATCGACCTTGGAGCCGGTTCCGTCCAGAAGATCGCGCACACGTGCCTCGCTGCCCATCAGTGTGGAGACCGTTCTGGGCACAAAGGGCAGCGCCGCCAACCCGCGGGCGAGTACAGGGAAAAGCAACCCGGCGGGCCCTTCGAAGGCACCCACTGCGGCGTTCAACCCAACCACCCGCGGCACTGGGCGCAAGAGCGCCATCTGCAATGCGATCGCCGCGCCGGCAGAGTGGCCGAGAATCGCCCGAGGCGCAGCGCCGAGGCTTTCGCACAGCATCCAGAGATCCTCGGCGATCCGGTTCAGCGAAAGTCGGTCGACAGCGCCGCACCGGGTACAGCCCTGGCCCGGCAGATCGGGGATGATCAGGCGAAAATGCTGCGCAAGTCCGGGCGCCGTGCGGCGGAAGCTGTGTCCTGATGCACCGAGGCCATGCAGCATCAGCACTGCCGGAGCGTCAGGCGACCCAAGTTCTGCCACCCACCAGTCATGCGGACCAGCGCGCAATCGGCGCGCCTGCAGCCGGAACGGCCAGGTCGCGGGAAGCTCGCGCGGGTCCATATCTAGCGCTCCAGGGCCGACTCCAGGACGCCAGCCAGCCGCCCTGCCGTCGCGCGGGGCAAGGCGATGTAGCGCGCACCCATGCCCATCGCAATCTGGGCAAGCCGCGGGTTGGGACGCTGGCCGACGTCGATCACCAAAGCCGATGTGCCCGCCTTTCGGATGGCGAGCGCCATCTGCAACGACTGCGCATCGGCCAGTTCCCGGTTCGGTCGCCCATCCAGCGCGACGTTGCATTTGCCGTCCGTCAGCACGGCAATGGTCGGCGTCATGCCGCGTCCGCGCGCCCGTGTCGCTGTATCCAACGCAAGCTCCAGCCCGCTTGCCAGCGGCGTTCCCCCGCCGCCAGGCAGGCCCCGCAGGCGTTGCCGGGCCTGAACCAGGCTTCGACTGGGAGGCAGCAAGAGATCGGCGCCCGTTCCGCGAAAGGTCAACAGTGCCACATGATCGCGCCGACTGTAGGCTTGGGCCAGCAGCATCTCCACCGCGCCCTTTGCTTCGGCCAGGCGGGCAACAGCTGCGGATCCCGATGCGTCGACAGCGAAGATCAGCAGGCGGTCCGAATGGTCTTTGCAGCGCCGGATGTGAAAGTCTGTTGGCGCCACCAGAAGGGCCTGGTTCGCACGATTCGGCCAAGCACTCCGTCGCACTGCCTGCCACGGCGCTGCGCTGCGAAGCGTGGCAACCAGATCAAGACGGGCCTGCATTGACGGGCGTGCACGGCGTGGCGACAAAGGGCGCCCCCTGCGGTTGCCGGCTCGGGCCGCGCCGGAACCGGTAGCCCCCCGGCCTGACCTCGACAATCGTCCGGCATCAAGCTGGCGCAGAACCTCCTCTGGAAGCGCAGCGCGCGCTGCGGCGACCAGGATGTCGGCCGCGGCGCTGTCTTGCCCTTCTCGTTGCGTGCTGTCGCTTCCTGGTTCGGGCGGAGGCTGCAAGGGCGGGGGCTCGGCGTCCGGCGCGGGCGGGACCGAAGCGGCGCGGTGCGCCAACGCGAACTCGGCAGCTTGCGCGAGGTCGGGAGGCTCGACAACGTCGCGCCCGGCAAGCGCCGCAAGGATTCGTGCGGTGGTCAGGGCAAGCGTGGGCGCACGCAGCGAGTCGATCCCCAAGGCATCGCAGGCCGCGACCAGATCGCGCACTGCGGTGTGGGGCACCTTGACCATGGGCAGGCGCCGACGCGCTGCTGCAATCAACTCGGGATCCGGCAGAATTGGTGCCTCGTCCGGCCCATCCGGGCACAAGAACAAGGCCAAACGATCCGCCAAAGCGAGCGGGAGCCCTTCCGATTCGTCGGCGGCCTCGTCCAGCGCAATCACCGCGTGATGGTGACGGTCCAACGCTTGAGCAAGCCGCGCGGCGAGCGCCGCGTCACATCGTTCTGCCATCGGGAGGATCATGACAGCGGGACGGTCCAACAGTCCGGGTCGCGAAACAGGCGAACCGGAGCCGAGAGTCGAGGCGATGTCCAGTCCACCGAACAACGCTTCGTCCCCCGCATTGGGCGGCAACCGCAGCAAGGGCAAGGGCAGGGAAAGCCGCCGCAGCGCCTCGATCAGCCTCAGCCGGGCAGGGCCGGCCCGGCTGCGCAACCACAGGCCGCCAAGAGCAACCGGATCAACGGCCAAAACGGCCAGAACGGTGGTTGTCGCATCGCCTCCCATCTCAAGGCAGCGTTTCAGAAAGGGCGCGGGCCACTCGGGCAGTCGACCCGGCCTCGTCCAACGGGTCACGGCGCAGACGGTGGGCCAGCGCCATCGGCGCTACACGGCGCAGATGGGCGCGCGTGACCGCAGGTGCCGCCTCAAGTGCCGCAAGGGCACGCCCGGCTCGCAGAAGCGTCAACTCGCCGCGCACGCCATCGGACCCAAGAGCGATGCACAACGCCGCGCAGTCATGCAGCGCCGTGTTGGGCGCCTGGATCTGCGAAAGGCGCGGCCGGGCAGCAAGGATGTCCTCCCGCAGACCCATATCCTGTGGACGCCAGTTCGCAAGGAACGCATCCGGGTCCATGTCGAAAGCGTCGCGCCGTCGGATCACCTCGACCCGGGTCTCGATGTCGCGCGGGCTGGTCACTTCTACGGACAGACCGAAACGGTCCAGAAGCTGCGGGCGCAGATCTCCTTCCTCCGGGTTCCCGGATCCGACCAACACAAACCTGGCCGGGTGCCGGATGGACAGCCCGTCACGCTCCACAACGTTCTCGCCGGATTGGGCGACGTCCAGCAGAAGATCGACCAGATGATCCTCCAGCAGGTTCACCTCGTCGATGTAGAGATACCCCCGGTTCGCCCGCGCCAGAAGACCGGGCTCAAAGGCCTTCTCTCCGCGTGCGATGGCACGTTCTATATCCAGCGCGCCGACGACCCTGTCTTCCGAGGCGCCCAGTGGCAGGTCCACGACAGGCGTCGGCCGCCGGACGATGGTCGAAGAAGTCAGCGTCACCCATTCCGGCACCTGTTCCGGGCGCGGCGAGTTGACAGGGCATCCCTCGACTGCTTCGATCTCGGGCAGCAGGGCAGCCAGCGCACGGACAGCCGTGGACTTGCCAGTTCCCCGGTCACCGAAGACGAGAACGCCCCCGATGGCCGGATCGACCGCCGTCAGCAGCAGGGCCAGCTTCATGTCGTCCTGCCCGACGATGGCCGAAAACGGGTATGCCGGTCGAGCTCGAACCCCATCAGAACGCGGGTGAATCCGGGCGATGGCCTGTGTCATGCGGCTTCCCTTTCTGCAAGTTTGTCCGCAAGCGGATCGGTCCCGCCCCAAAGGCCTTCGGACCCCAGGATGCGAAAGCGGGCGTAAAGTTCCTCGGCGAACCAGTTACCTTCTCGGACAGCCCTGATCGCTTCGGCATGGGGGCCTTTCGCGCGGGCGAAAGCAGCCATGGTGGTGCTGTCAGGCCAGATCGAGAAGGTGACCTGATGCAGAAGCGGCATCTCACCGACTCCGATCTTGAACAGCACATCGGGGTTCTTGCCGATGGCGGACGAGATATCGGGAACCCTCTGCCAGAACCGCAGTGCACGGCTGGGGCGAAGCGTCGCCCGGGTCAGCGCCGCGACGGGACCGCTGACGGCTTCGCTTCTGCCGCTTTCACCAAGGAACGGGCTGACGCCAGACCAGCTTCCCCTGACCGATAAGGGATCAAGGAACACGGTCCAGACCTCGCGTGCACGCGCACGCCACCTTTGCCAGACGGGCGAGTCGGAAACCGCATCCCGGGCTGCCTTTTCCGAGGCCCAGACAGCAACGATGGCCCAAACCTGCCAGTTCGGCCGAGGGGTAAAGCCTTCTCCGGTACCAGACCCGCAAAGCTTGAAGAATCGAAGCCGGGAGTCCTGTCGCAGCGCCCGACGGGCCAGCGCCATCTGACCGATCACCCAGAGCCGCGACATCGGGGCGGTAAAGCGGAACAGGCTGAGGGTGGCAACCGGAATGGCCGGATCCTCCGAGAAAGTGTAAATCCAGTGTTACACCCGGCTGGAAAAAAGGAAAGATGTAACTCCCTATCACGATGAGGAGTCCTGACAGTTGTAAATCAAACTGGACGCCTTATGATCCAGGACATGACAAAGCCCTCATCAACTCCTGATGCTGCCGGCCGCGCCGTGGTCGTGGGGGCGGGGCTCGGTGGCTTGGCCTCGGCCATGCGGCTTGGCGCAAAGGGCTGGCAGGTAACCGTCGTCGATCGTCTTGACCGGCCGGGTGGCCGCGGCTCATCCATCTCACAGGGCGGCCATCGCTTTGACCTGGGCCCCACCATCGTGACGGTGCCTCAAACGCTGCGAGATCTCTGGTCCGCCTGTGGGCGAGACTTTGACAGGGACGTTCAGCTTGTGCCGATGGACCCCTTTTATCGGATTCTCTTTGCCGACGGCGAAACCTTCACGGCACGCAAGGATCCGGCGGCCATGCAGGCCGAGGTTGCACGCATCAGCCCGGCCGACCTTGCTGGATACATTAGGTTCCTGAAGGACAGCGAGACACGCTACCGCTTCGGCTACGAAGACCTCGGGCGGCGCCCCATGCACAACTTCATTGAGACGTTGAAGGTCATTCCGCGCTTTGCCATGCTGCGGGCCGACAGATCTGTCCATGCCCACGCGGCAACACGGGTCCGCGACCCGCACCTGCGCTTTGCCCTATCGTTCCATCCCCTGTTCATCGGTGGCGATCCTTTCAACGTCACGTCCATGTACGTGCTTGTCAGCCACCTGGAGGCCGCATTTGGAGTGCACTACGCCATGGGCGGCGTCCAGGCGATTGCCGACGCCATGACCAAAGTGGTGACCGATCAAGGCGGCAACGTGATTTCCGGGGGCGAGGTTGACGAAATCCTGGTGCAAGGGGGCCGCGCTTCCGGTGTGAAGCTCACGGACGGACGCCACTTTCCGGCCGAGGTCGTCGTTTCGAACGCCGATGCCGGGCATACCTATGACCGGCTGCTGCGAAACCAGCGCCGCCGTCGCTGGACGCCGGCCCGCCTCAAGCGGTCGCGCTGGTCCATGGGGCTTTTCGTCTGGTACTTCGGCACCAAGGGCACCCGACACCGATGGCCAGAGGTCGGGCACCATTCCATCGTGGTCGGCCCGCGCTACCGCGACCACATCCGCGATATCTTCATCTGCGGTCGGTTGGCGGATGACATGAGCCTTTATGTCCACAGGCCCAGTGTCACCGATCCTTCCTGCGCCCCCGACGGCGACGATACGTTCTATGCCCTGTCTCCTGTACCTCATCTTGGCCATGACAATGGAGTGGACTGGCAGGTCGAGGCCGAACCCTACAGGAAGAAGGTCCAGGCCGTGCTGGAAGAGCGTCTCTTGCCTGGTCTTTCTCTCCACCTGACAGAGAGCCTGGTCTTCACTCCCGAAACCTTCCGCGACCGCTATCTTTCTCCGCTTGGCGCCGGCTTCTCGATCGAGCCGCGCATCCTGCAATCGGCGTGGTTCCGCCCGCACAACCTGTCAGAGGAATTGCCGGGCCTATACCTGGCCGGGGCCGGCACCCACCCCGGCGCAGGTGTTCCGGGCGTGATCGGCACGTCGGAAATCCTCGCTCAGCTTGTGCCTGATGCGCCGCACCGCGCCGCAAACCCTGTCGCCTTGGCAGCCGAATGATCGCGTCGTCTGACATGGAGGCCTGCCGGGCCATGATCCGCACCGGGAGCCTGTCCTTCCACGCGGCCTCCCGTGTGCTGCCTTCGCGGGTGCGCGATCCGGCGTTGGCACTTTATGCCTTCTGTCGCGTTGCTGACGATGAGGTTGATGAGGGTCATGACAAAGCCGCCGCCGTGCTGCGGCTTCGCGACCGACTGGACCTGATTTATGCCGGTCGCCCGCGCAACGCACCATCCGACCGCGCCTTCGCGGCCGTTGTGGCCGATTTCGAGATGCCCCGCCTCCTGCCCGAGGCTCTGCTGGAGGGCCTCGCCTGGGACTCGCTGGGCCGCCGTTACGAAAGCCTGTCACAGCTGAAGGATTACTCTGCGCGTGTTGCATCCTCTGTCGGCGCGATGATGTGCGTCCTGATGGGGGCGCGCGATGCCGACATCCTTGCGCGCGCCTGCGATCTTGGCTTGGCCATGCAACTGACCAACATCGCCAGGGACGTGGGCGAGGATGCCCGGGCCGGCCGGCTGTTTCTCCCGCTTGACTGGCTGACAGAGGATGGCCTGGATCCGCAGGTGTTCCTGAACGCACCCGCTCCTGCACCGGCCATCCGGCGGGCGACCGAGCGCCTGCTGGACCATGCCGACCGCCTTTACTGGCGTGCGGCTACGGGCGTTCGCTGCCTGCCCCTGGACTGTCGGGCCGGTATCCTGTCCGCAGGCCATGTCTACCGTGCAATTGGCGCCGAGATCGCCCGCGCCGGGCACGACAGCGTCACCCGCCGCGCACGGACGACACGCGGCCGCAAGGCAGCGCTCATGCTCTTGTCGGCGACCCAGGCCGGACTTGGCGCCCTGCTTCCGATTTCCGCCCGGCTTCACGCCGCGCCGGAACCTGAGGTGGCCTTTCTTGTGGATGCCGCGGCACGTCGGCATCCCGTTGCTGCACGGTCAGAGTCCTTGCTGGCGGTCCTCGCCCAACTGGAAGCACGGGATCGTGGACTTGCGTGACCTGCGTCGCGCTTGGCGCCGCGGTGCAGCATGGCTATAAGGGTGGCAACGAAGCCGAAAGAGAAACTTCAATGACCCTGCCGCTTTTCCTGACCTTTCTTGCGGCCTGTCTTTCGGCCGGCGCAACCGGCGCGCTATTCAACCCTGGCGACTGGTACAACAGCTTGAAGAAGCCTTCCTGGACTCCGCCGAACTGGCTGTTTCCTGTGGCATGGACGACGCTCTACCTCTGCATGTCCGTCGCGGCAGCCCGCGTGGCCGGTCTCGCTGGTAGTGCGGCCGAGGTCGGGCAGGCACTTGCTTTCTGGGCCTTGCAGATTGCGCTGAACACCCTTTGGACGCCAGTCTTTTTCGGCCTGCGCCGCATGGGGGCGGGCCTCGTGATCCTGATCCTTCTGTGGCTGGCGGTTGCTGCAACCCTGGTTTCATTCTGGCGCATTGACCTGATCGCCGGCCTGCTGTTCCTGCCCTACATCACATGGGTCAGCGTGGCTGGAGCCCTGAACTTCTCGGTTTGGAGGCTGAACCGCGCCTAGGGCCAGTCGGCCCGCCTCGGCACGCGAAGCGCCAGCATCGGCTTCAGGAGTGGTTGGCGGAACCGGACCAGGTCCAGCGCCTCGTGCATTCCCAGCGACGGCTCTCCTCCGATCTCGGTCTGAACCAAAGCCCGGCTGTAGAAGGGCGCGTCGAGCAGGGACAGTCGCGCCTTTGGAACATGGCCCGCATCGGCACGCGTTTCCCGTCGGACAAGCCAACCGCTGCGCCGCAGGGGGGCAACTGGCGGAAGGTCGATCTCGCTCACACGACCCTTGATGTCAGCCTCCACCGCCAGCGCGAGTCGCGTGCCATCGCGCCGGATCGCATCATAGAAGCAGACAGTGCGATCCTTCAGCGGATAGCGTCCCCAGGTCCAGAACCGGAAGTCCTGCTCAAGCGCACGAGTGCCGAAGTTCGCATCGAAGTATCCATGGCCGTCCCACCTGTGCCCCGGCTCCAGCCGAACCGAAACGTCGCCGATTGGGGAGAAGGGACGCCAGAGATGGCGGCCATCCGGAGTAAGGGCGACTTCCGCGCCGGTAACTGCTTTGGGCGTCAAGACGATGCGGCCACGCACTGGCGTCACCATCGGCGGCGCGCCCCATTCGTTGATGTCGATCACCAGTTCGGTGCCGGTCCAATGCATCCGGCTCGGCCCGACCTCCAGCGTGTCTCGCGACTGGCGCAGCGCCGATGCTCCGCGATCCGTCATGGTGAACCGTCCGTGCCGCAAGCCGGACGTCACGACATTCAGGCAGCAATGGTTCTGCGGATTGCGCCGCCCCGACCAGCGATACCAGGGAGAAAACACGGAGCCGATGAAGCCGATCACCGAGACGGCGCGTTGTCCGTCTTCCGAGATCGCATCGACATACCACCAGGCATAGCCGTCTGGGCCGACCTCGACCGAGAAGTCCGGTCCGCCAGAACGGCCGCCGCCGCGTGCCTGCCGGAGGACAGCGCCATCGGAACTCCCGCCCCCGGATGGGCCCCGCCTCCCGCAAGATACAGGCCCGGCAAGCCCGTGCGCGCCACCGGGCGGCGAAACGTCGCCATCGCCCCCTCGGGCGAGCCCCCGTAGATCGCGCCCCCCGACCCCGGATACAGTCTGGACAGCTGAGCCGGCGTGGTCAGCGACCGAGCTTCCGGTGCGGGATCGAAGCTCAGGCCTTGCACGGCCAGCGGCGGAAAGGTGCGTGTCCGGCATTGCGCTTCCTCGGCTGCAAAGGGCGAATGGCCCGCGGGGCCGTTCATGATGATCTCGAACCGCTCGGGCCCGCTCGGTGCGGGTCCGATCTCCCGGTCCTGCGCGCAGACATAGAGCGTGGGCGCGGCGGGCATCTGGCCAATGCCGATCGGCCCGAACTCCCGGGAGGAATCGGCCGTGAAGAAAACATTGTGATGAGCAAGCTCCACGCCAGCCGGTCGCGCGGCAAAAGCCCAGACCCAAGCCGACAGGCTGGGCCGTTGCCGGGCACCGTTGCCCATGGCCGCGCGTGCTGCATCGCCAAGCAGACCGTCCCTCAGCGCACCGGGATCACCCGCAAAGACGCAGGCCGCGCAGGGCAGGTTCGTCCCACCCTCGATCTCCACCCCCGTCACCCGCCCCCCTTGCCGCACGATGCGCCGCGCGCGCGTCGCAAAGCGCAGGCGTACGCCCAGTCCCTCGGCAACTTGGGCCAGCGCCGCGGCGGCGCCGTTCAGCCCTTGCCGCACCGCCCAGACACCCTTCGCCTCGGCGTGCCAGATCAGGGCAAGAACTGCGGGACTGGACGCGGGCCGGCCGCCAACATAGGTGGCATAACGCCCGAATAACTGGATCAGGCGGGGGTCCCGAAAGAACCGTCGCAGGAGACCATCCATCGACCGGCCGGGTAGCAGCGCGGGCCAGATCGTCGGCCGCCGCAGCGCGGCTGTCATTGCCCCCATCAGCTCAGGGCGCGCAGCTGCCATGACCGGCCCTTCGAAAGCGGCATAAAGCTGCGATGCCAGCCGGTCGAACCGCAAGAACGCGGCCGCTTCCCCGGGGCCGCAAAGCTCTTCAATCGCAGCGGCGCTTGCCTCCCGGTCGGCGAACAGGTCAAGCCGAGTGCCGTCGGGCCAGAAATGCCGCGCCAGCCTGGGCAGGGCGATCAGGTCGAGATGGTCCTCGGTGCGCGATCCGGCCAGCGCGAACAGGTCATCCAGTTCGCGGCGCAGCGTCAGGACTGTCGGCCCCGTATCGACGGGGCCCGCAACCGAGGGCAGGGCACGTGCCTTGCCGCCCGGGCCTGATGCCATTTCCACCAAAGTGACCGACACCCCTGCCGCGGCAAGGCGGATCGCGGCCGACAGGCCACCCATCCCGGCGCCGATCACCACAACGGGGTCCTGCGTCATCTAGTCCGGGCCTTGTGTAACGTCGTGCTTACAGCACAGTGTAAATCTCAGTTTACACACAGGCCGGCTGATGCCAAGGTGAAATCCCGATTGGGAGGTGAGGCAAACCCCATGCAACTCGAGTCCCGCATCGAATCGGCCCTGACCCGCGCTCTTGCCCCGCCAACCAACGCGGTCACGCCCCCTCTTCTGCGCTCCGCCCTGACCCATGCTGTCTTTCCTGGCGGCGCGCGCATCCGCCCGACCATCCTGCTTTCCGTGGCGTTGGCCTGCGGCGACGACCGCCCCGAAGTCTCGGACGCCGCAGCCGCCGCGCTGGAGCTGATCCATTGCGCCAGCCTCGCACATGACGATTTACCTGCCTTTGACAATGCCGACCTTCGGCGCGGCAAGCCCAGCCTGCACCGCGCGCATGGCGAACCCCTGGCGATCCTGGCCGGAGACAGCCTGATCGTGCTGGCTTTCGAAACCCTCGCTGCCGCAGGCGAACTTGCCCCCGACCGCGCGGTCAAACTAATTACTGCGCTTGGGCGTCGCACCGGTGCCGTGCAGGGCATCTGCGCGGGCCAAGCTTGGGAAAGCGAGCCAGCCGTTGACCTGCAAGCATATCACCTCGCCAAGACCGGCGCCCTGTTCATCGCTGCCACCCAGATGGGCGCCCTGTCGACCGGCGCCGACCCCGACCCTTGGGAGGACTTGGGCCGCCTGATCGGTGAGGCCTTCCAGGTGGCGGATGACCTGAAGGACGCGCTTCTGTCCTCGGAAGCAACGGGCAAGACATCCGGCCGAGACGCCGTCCTGCATCGGCCCTCGGCGGTTCAATCCATGGGTGTTGTCGGGGCAACGAAGCACCTGCAGGATATCCTTTCCGGTGCCATCGCCTCCATCCCCTCCTGCCCCGGCGAGGCCAAACTTGCCCAGATGGTGCAGGCCCACGCCCGCCGGATCATGGACATTCCGGCCGCCGCACGGGGCTGAACGTGGCTGACCTGCCCTTGCCCGGCGCATCGCGCCCCGAACGCCGATCGCCGCCGGGCTTTTTCGCACGCCTCGCCCTCTCTCCCCGCCTGCACGCGCTGGCCGAGCGCATTCCCGGCCTGCGTGGCCATGCCCGCTCAGAGGGTCGCGCACTGTTCGAGATGATCGCGGGCTTCGTCCGGTCCCAAGCGCTGCTCGCCGTGGTCGAACTCCGCCTTCTGCCGATCCTCGCCGAATCCTCCGCCAGCACGGCGCAACTGTCCACCCGGACATCGGTGCCAGAGGACCGCCTCGCCATCCTGCTTCAGGCTGCCGCTGCGTTGAAACTCGTCGAAAGACGGCGCGGCCTGTGGCGGCTGGCGCCCCGTGGTGCCGCCTTCCTGACCGTACCGGGGCTCGAGGCGATGGTGCGTCACCACCCCGTGCTGTATCGCGACCTCAACGATCCCGTGGCCTTTTTCCGAGGCGAAACCCAGCCCGAACTGGCCGGGTTCTGGCCCTATGTTTTCGGGCCACTCGCAGAAACCGATGCCGGCCTGGCGCAGCGCTACTCCAGCCTGATGGCGGACAGCCAGGCGCTGGTTGCCGAGGATACGCTGCGACTCGTCTCCCTTTCCGACGCCCGCAGGCTGATGGACGTTGGCGGCGGCACGGGCACCTTCCTCAGGGCCGTTGCGCGCAAGTGCCCAGAACTCGATCTTGCGCTCTTCGACCTGCCGCACGTCGTCGCAGCGGCGCCACGGTTCAGCCCGCGCCTTGCAGTGCAACCCGGCGACTTCCGGCAGGACCCGATTCCGGCAGGCGCCGACATCATCACGCTGGTCCGGATTCTGTACGATCATCCTGACACAACGGTGCTTTCGCTTCTGTCCGCGATCCATGACGCGCTGCCGCAGGGGGGAAGGCTGGTGATTTCCGAACCCATGTCTGGAGGCGCCAGGCCAGACGCGGACACCGATATCTACTTCGCAATCTACACGCTTGCGATGTGCTCCGGCCGAACCAGGTCCCCCGCGGAACTAAGGGATATGCTTGTAAAGTCAGGGTTTTCCACAATCTCGGCGCCGCGCACGCGCCGCCCCTTCGTGACCTCGGTAATCGAGGTATCCAAGGCCTGACGGGTCGGCCTCGGAACGTGGTCGCCTTGCTCAACCGCTCACTATCCTAAAGTTGACTGTCTAATAAATTTGACAGTGACAGCTGTAAGGTTAAAGTTACACAAAGCCAGAACGCGTTCGTACCGACTCCTCGGCCGAAGCGAACCGGCAAGGGGGAGCGGCGTGCAAACGCAAGTGGTTATGATGTCCGGCCCGAGGGCGGTTTCCCTGGAAACTGCCGGACTTGCCGCACCTGGTCACGGAGACCTGGTGGTTGACGTTGCTCACTCAGGTATCTCCACCGGGACGGAACGCCTGTTCTGGCTTGGCACGATGCCGGCATTCCCTGGCATGGGCTATCCGCTCGTCCCCGGATACGAAGCCTTCGGCGAAGTCGTCGAAGCCGCGCCAGATACCGGATTCCGTCCGGGCGACCATGTCTTCGTTCCCGGCGCAAACTGCTACACCGGCAACCTGCGCGGCCTGTTCGGTGGCGCCACGCGGCGCCTGGTCACGCCACATGGCCGAGTTTGCCGGCTGGACGCAGGAATAGGCGCCGAGGGCGCGCTGCTGGCGCTTGCCGCAACCGCCCGCCATGCCATCGCAGGCTTCAACTGCGCTCTGCCCGATCTCATCATCGGCCACGGCACCCTGGGCCGGCTTCTTGCCCGGCTGACCATCGCCGCAGGCGGCCGACCGCCAACCGTTTGGGAGGTCAATCCGACCCGCCGCGATGGCGCCGACGGCTACGAAGTGCTTGATCCCGAAGCCGACCCGCGCCGCGACTATGCCTCGATCTATGATGCCTCCGGCGCGCCCGGCCTTCTGGACAGGCTGGTGCCGCGGCTCGCCAGGGGTGGTGAGGTCGTTCTCTGTGGCTTCTACACCGAACCCGTCAGCTTCGCCTTCCCGCCCGCCTTCATGAAGGAGATGCGTCTGCGCATCGCCGCCGAGTGGCAGCCCGCCGACCTGGTCGCCACGCGCGCCCTGATCGAGAGTGGGGCCCTTTCGCTGCACGGGCTCATCACCCATCGCCAGCCAGGATCGCAGGCGCCTGACGCGTACGTCACCGCCTTCGACGACCCGACCTGCCTGAAAATGATCCTCGACTGGAGGGAAGCCGCATGACGCTCGACATTCCGAACCTGAAGGACTTCGACGACCGTCTGCGGGCCGAGGCAGCCGAGGCTCCGTCGCTGGAAATTCCGGACCAGCCGCCCACCAAGAAGACGCAGATCATCGCGATCTACGGCAAGGGCGGCATCGGCAAGTCCTTCACGCTGGCCAACCTCAGCCACATGATGGCCGAAATGGGCAAGCGCGTGCTTCTGATCGGTTGCGATCCGAAGTCCGACACAACCTCGCTTCTCTTTGGCGGCAAGGCGTGCCCGACAATCATCGAAACATCGACCCGCAAGCGGCTGGCCGGCGAAGAGGTGAAGATCGGCGATGTCTGCTTCAAGCGCGGCGGCGTCTTCGCGATGGAACTGGGCGGGCCGGAAGTGGGCCGCGGCTGCGGCGGGCGCGGCATCATCCATGGCTTCGAGCTTCTGGAAAAGCTCGGCTTCCACGACTGGGATTTCGACTACGTCCTGCTCGACTTCCTGGGCGACGTGGTTTGCGGCGGGTTCGGCCTGCCCATCGCGCGCGACATGGCGCAGAAGGTCATCATCGTCGGCTCGAACGACCTGCAATCGCTTTATGTTGCCAACAACGTCTGCTCGGCGGTGGAGTATTTCCGCAAACTTGGCGGCAACGTCGGCGTCGCCGGCATCGTCATCAACAAGGATGACGGCACCGGCGAGGCGGCCGCCTTTGCCGAAGCCGTGGGAATCCCGGTTCTGGCGGCCATCCCGGCCG from Neotabrizicola shimadae includes:
- the crtB gene encoding 15-cis-phytoene synthase, whose translation is MIASSDMEACRAMIRTGSLSFHAASRVLPSRVRDPALALYAFCRVADDEVDEGHDKAAAVLRLRDRLDLIYAGRPRNAPSDRAFAAVVADFEMPRLLPEALLEGLAWDSLGRRYESLSQLKDYSARVASSVGAMMCVLMGARDADILARACDLGLAMQLTNIARDVGEDARAGRLFLPLDWLTEDGLDPQVFLNAPAPAPAIRRATERLLDHADRLYWRAATGVRCLPLDCRAGILSAGHVYRAIGAEIARAGHDSVTRRARTTRGRKAALMLLSATQAGLGALLPISARLHAAPEPEVAFLVDAAARRHPVAARSESLLAVLAQLEARDRGLA
- the tspO gene encoding tryptophan-rich sensory protein TspO, which codes for MTLPLFLTFLAACLSAGATGALFNPGDWYNSLKKPSWTPPNWLFPVAWTTLYLCMSVAAARVAGLAGSAAEVGQALAFWALQIALNTLWTPVFFGLRRMGAGLVILILLWLAVAATLVSFWRIDLIAGLLFLPYITWVSVAGALNFSVWRLNRA
- the crtC gene encoding carotenoid 1,2-hydratase, yielding MIGFIGSVFSPWYRWSGRRNPQNHCCLNVVTSGLRHGRFTMTDRGASALRQSRDTLEVGPSRMHWTGTELVIDINEWGAPPMVTPVRGRIVLTPKAVTGAEVALTPDGRHLWRPFSPIGDVSVRLEPGHRWDGHGYFDANFGTRALEQDFRFWTWGRYPLKDRTVCFYDAIRRDGTRLALAVEADIKGRVSEIDLPPVAPLRRSGWLVRRETRADAGHVPKARLSLLDAPFYSRALVQTEIGGEPSLGMHEALDLVRFRQPLLKPMLALRVPRRADWP
- the crtD gene encoding 1-hydroxycarotenoid 3,4-desaturase CrtD — protein: MTQDPVVVIGAGMGGLSAAIRLAAAGVSVTLVEMASGPGGKARALPSVAGPVDTGPTVLTLRRELDDLFALAGSRTEDHLDLIALPRLARHFWPDGTRLDLFADREASAAAIEELCGPGEAAAFLRFDRLASQLYAAFEGPVMAAARPELMGAMTAALRRPTIWPALLPGRSMDGLLRRFFRDPRLIQLFGRYATYVGGRPASSPAVLALIWHAEAKGVWAVRQGLNGAAAALAQVAEGLGVRLRFATRARRIVRQGGRVTGVEIEGGTNLPCAACVFAGDPGALRDGLLGDAARAAMGNGARQRPSLSAWVWAFAARPAGVELAHHNVFFTADSSREFGPIGIGQMPAAPTLYVCAQDREIGPAPSGPERFEIIMNGPAGHSPFAAEEAQCRTRTFPPLAVQGLSFDPAPEARSLTTPAQLSRLYPGSGGAIYGGSPEGAMATFRRPVARTGLPGLYLAGGGAHPGAGVPMALSSGRHAAAAVLADRTSRSRSAQTAMPGGMSMRSRKTDNAPSR
- a CDS encoding polyprenyl synthetase family protein; this translates as MQLESRIESALTRALAPPTNAVTPPLLRSALTHAVFPGGARIRPTILLSVALACGDDRPEVSDAAAAALELIHCASLAHDDLPAFDNADLRRGKPSLHRAHGEPLAILAGDSLIVLAFETLAAAGELAPDRAVKLITALGRRTGAVQGICAGQAWESEPAVDLQAYHLAKTGALFIAATQMGALSTGADPDPWEDLGRLIGEAFQVADDLKDALLSSEATGKTSGRDAVLHRPSAVQSMGVVGATKHLQDILSGAIASIPSCPGEAKLAQMVQAHARRIMDIPAAARG
- a CDS encoding methyltransferase, producing the protein MPLPGASRPERRSPPGFFARLALSPRLHALAERIPGLRGHARSEGRALFEMIAGFVRSQALLAVVELRLLPILAESSASTAQLSTRTSVPEDRLAILLQAAAALKLVERRRGLWRLAPRGAAFLTVPGLEAMVRHHPVLYRDLNDPVAFFRGETQPELAGFWPYVFGPLAETDAGLAQRYSSLMADSQALVAEDTLRLVSLSDARRLMDVGGGTGTFLRAVARKCPELDLALFDLPHVVAAAPRFSPRLAVQPGDFRQDPIPAGADIITLVRILYDHPDTTVLSLLSAIHDALPQGGRLVISEPMSGGARPDADTDIYFAIYTLAMCSGRTRSPAELRDMLVKSGFSTISAPRTRRPFVTSVIEVSKA